The Hordeum vulgare subsp. vulgare chromosome 7H, MorexV3_pseudomolecules_assembly, whole genome shotgun sequence DNA window GTCTGTTGGTTCAGCAGCAGGTGCTTCCTCTTTTACTGGCTCTGGTTCTGGTTCGGGCTCCGGCTCTTGTTCCACTTCAGGTTCAGAAACCGGAGGCGGTGAAGTTGGCTTGACTTCCTCCTCTGGCTCTTTGTTGTATTCTATAGCCAGTATGGCCTGAAAACAAATCAAATGGGTCAGGGCAAACTCAACAAGAAACACATAAGGAAAATCATCAAAAGGAAATGATCGAAATAGTTGCAGGGCCAAAGTAACTCCTAGCAATTTGCATCACATGAGAAGTTCCAAATTATGTGCAATTAAACACATACCTGATCATGCTAATCATTTACTAGGATGAACATGcaactttcttttcttttttgcttaaGGCTCATTCAGCAACCGGCATACACAACATTAATTTAGCTGCACTTCTCTAATATATTCACTCGGCTCTAACAGACACTGTTACAAGAAAGCTAACTGAAACGAAGTACAGAGAACTGCCTAGCAACCCAGATAACAGAAGTACGCAACAATGCTAGTTACTTTGTTAGAAACTAGTTCTGGACTAAATGCATTGTCCTCCTGATAGTGGAGATTCtgataactacatgatgatgTCTTACTTGATATCTATAACAAAGTTCTGGTTTTAAACAGTTTTCGAACCTTATCTTTCATCGCAGGAGCATCTCTCACATATTCCTCCATGGTTTGCATGAATGATGCCGGAGGCTGCAGAAGTTATCAACAGAATACTGTCAGCTGCTTGGTAACATGGAAAACAGATACCAAAGACTTGCAAATCAAGTATTTAACAAACCTGTTCAATTTTCAAGAACTTCTCACCACGTGCTACGTGTATTGTTTTACACACTTCATAAAATTCTGACAGTCTCTCAGACTGcgaaagaaaaaagtaaaagaGAAGATGAAGTTAGATCACATATTCTTATTCAACACAGTTCACAAGGATTAAATCAGTGGTTCAGAATTTCAGTTTTAAAATCGATCAGCGTCAGTGGAGCTGATGAGGTTGAAGGGGAAAAACATGCTTTTATGATGGGTTTTATTAATATTCCATACATTGGTATCTAAAACTAAATTAAACAGAAGCTTTTGAATCCCCATGCTGAACACTTGCTTGAGAATGCATATAACTAATCCTCATTAAAGAGAGATATCATATGGAGAAGCAATAGAATGGGCTGACATGGCTGCCCTAAGATTTTTTCTAACAGTTTTCATCGATCAAGCACTGAAGCAATAGTCTGTCCACAATAATTAGTGGGTTATCCCATTGTATTCCTATGTCTCCTAAGTGCTAACAGATAACCAAGGCACTTTATACGTGCAAGAATTTTGAGTTATGTTCGTTCAATAAAAGGAATTTTAGTTGTGTTGCTATAAACAGGGGAGGAAATCGAGTGAACAATATAATAGCAGATCAGCAACAGAGAAGGGGTATGGATTTTACCTGGTTAGTTGCTCTTTTGTATATGTCAAGGGCCCTAACAGCGTCATTTCTTTGCATTTCAAAGAACTGCAACAGGTAATAAGGTGTAAATTGGATGGGCAAAATAATAAAAGAGCTTGTGATTTAAGAAGTTCCACAAACACCCTAAGCGACAGCACAGAAGTTCACCTTGTCAACAAGATTTATTGTCCCATCACTAATGGCAGTGTAGATCTTGACACTCTCCAGAGCAACCTTTCAGTAATGCATGAAACAAAGTCATTGAATGCCAAACCACTCATATACAATGCCTAAAAATGAAACGCGTGTGACATCGAGGCcggggcgatgcctccttttctaaaaaaaatctcaAAATAAGAAACAGAGGAAGCGAGCATCCTACTTaccattgaaagtgcatgctggaTTATGACATTATAAGATGATGCCCCTTGTGGCTGCAAAATTTCAGTAATTTGTATTTAACATGTCAAGAACATCGCATGAAGAAAGGATTTGGTGAAATTAAAGAAATTGTAGTTGGCAAATAGCTCGTTACCTGGCAAGCAAGAAGCCGGAAAAGAAGTTGCTGCAGTGGTGGCAGATGATCTAGCACACCAACAGTATCAAGATCCCGGGTCCTCTGCAGATATCAGAATTTTCCATAGAATTAGATGCGAAACTGAACTATTGGAACATAAACATTTTATGTTAACGTGTATTTTAAATAGGATAAAATAACTAGTTTTAAGTTTTGGCTTCAGGGTGTACTATCCGTTGTGCATTGAAATTCTTGATCTAGGTATTAATCAAGCACATGAAGCATGCTCCACATAATTACATCAGCAATTAAGAAAGTCTCATAGATGCAGGTAAGAGGAATAAGTAGGACTAGCATTGTATTTATGATTATTTTGCTGTTGAGGGGAAACAATCCTGGTATACATACCGGAGGATCTGACTCCACATCATACTTCAGCACTCTGAAACATTCAAGTCTCTCTTCCAAATATGAAGCATAAGTGCGTACCCATGCAGAATAATCCCAAGCTGAACCAACAAGTAGAGAGCAAACAATCATGAAAAGTTTCTCAAaactagaatttccagtatatgtATACAAATGACGGTACTGGTAGGAATGTCAAGGCGGCACCCAAGATAACAAAACTACTAGCAATTAGTACCTCCTGAACTAGAATCATCCTTAAAGTAGGCCATGTTTAGCATatgtgatctagatctgccataATTAATAAGCTCTTCACGAAACGTGGGGTCAACTTCTCGAAGGGCACGATGTATGACAATTAATGTCTTCAGTGCAACCTGAGGAATAAGTAACCAAGCAAAGAATGTTTATAAGTTCTTTATTGCATCACATACGAAAAGCATTATAAAAAAAACAAGGAAACCATCCACCATTCAAATAAAGTTTTTTCTTCTAGGAAAATtaataaagaatcaacaagttgatTTGCTAAGTTCAAACAATATATTATGGGCCTCAGAAGTTAGAATATAAAATTTCATTCAGAATTAAGCACCATGAGGGAGGAGATATGTTAGTTTAACAAGAAAAAATTAGGTCTGAACCTGAATTTGAAATTAAATATGGAAAGTTACAGAGAATCATTTTGCATAGTTAAGTACAATAGGAATCTCCAGCTCACAAGCATGCCAGGACAAACCATCCACCCCATTCCAAGTACATATCAGTACGAATTTTGAAATTTAGGCATTTCAAGTTTTGCATATTGTTACCATAGCCTTATGAACATCACAAAGTTTACAAGATTGCACCGAGATACAATATGTAAAAAGAGTTTTTGATATTGGTACATTCTAACAGAACAGCAATCATAAGAACACAAAGATGACAGGGGTTTTATTTGACAATCTTAAATGGAAGAAATAAATCCATACCGCCCAGTTCCGTGTCTTTGAAAGGCGCCTCGCAAGGGCATGAATGCAGTAAGCTACGTCTGCCCTTGGCCTTGCAGCagaaatggaaaggaaaatttctGCAAACCAACAAACATGTTACTTATGGCAGCTATAGAAGATATCTACTAACAACTAGAGAGAAAATTAGCGTGTCTGCAACATGAATATCAGGTTTCTACCGACAAAAGTATCTAAGAGACAGGATAAACCATTACCTCTTATGTACTTCTCCCTCGATGGACGCTCGCTATGGTTTGTGGCCTTCACAATTGCAATGTCCAGTTCCTGTTGTTCCCAAGAAACGGTAAGCCAGCAGCGAATGAAGCACGATGGAAGTAGAGGTTCAGATATGGAAAGCTTCAAATACAATTCAACATTCAAAGGAGTCATGAAAGCGGCCCGACCTTGTAATCGCTGTTCACTTTCGCCAGGCTCACAGTTGTGGTGTCCTTGAGGGCACCAAGGTACTTCCTGAGGCTCTGCTGAGTGCCACCACCCGCCATTATCCCCGGTTCACGTGTGATGTCCTAGCTGGCCTGATTGTGAAGCAAAGCAGCAAACAGTATGAATGAGATGTGCGCCAAACGCAAGCCAAATAAATGCTGCTTTCTCAGACTGAACTAGACAATGTAACAGATGCATGGGGCCTGGAACAATTGCAGCTTTGCTTGAGCAAAAACTACTTGTCACCAAACTAGAAGCATTTACTACAAATCTACAGGCATAAGATGGAAGCAATTACTACATGATTTTAGCCGGAACACGCAAGATCAATACGGCAACGGATCCAGAAGAAGATAACCAGAAAAGCGGATCGAAACGAGCTGCAGACAGAAGAGGGCGACAGAGGGGATCAAACGCCGCCAAAATCTCTGACGCACCCAAGGGATATATCCCGCGAGATAAAGAGGAACAGGATACCAAACCAAAGTGAACTCCACCGAATACTTGTGCAGGACAATCGATCAAAATTGGTGGGATAGAAAGTGGTCAGGACCACGAATCATATCTACCAAGGACCATCTCCGGCAAGGCACCCACTCACCTACGGAGCAGAATCACAAGAACAGCGACAGGATCGAAGTAACAGAGCTGGTGTGTGTGATTGCAGAAGGCTGCCGAGACAAATGGTCGAACGGAGGCTGCGCCGATGATACTATCGGTCAGCCAGCGTAATAACCATATACAGTACTACGAATGAACGAGATGAAAACAGGGGAGCCGAGAGGATGGTTCCTCCAAACCGAGCGGGACAAGGCGGGGCAGGAATCCCGTCCGGATTCCCCGGAGAAAGCGGCGCAAACTTCTATGCCCGACAAAGAACAAGGGGACAAGCATAAATTCAAGCTTGGATTCAACGCAATGGACAATTCAATTCAGCGCAGCATACTAGTATTACTGACGCCGACGGAGGAAGGAGCCCAGCTGAGCTGACCCGCTCCGGCAAGCAATCCCTGGGAGGCCGGTGGTCGGATCCAGCCGCGAGACCAGGGATCCAGCTGAGCAACGGTAATCAAGAAGGAGTCGGACGGGACGGAAATATAGCGAATTTCAAACCGGAGCTCTAGCAAAGAAACAAGAAAGCAAATAGACAATCATTCGCCGGCGCGGCGCCCCAGGAAAAGAAATGGCCTTTAATCAGGGCTCGAGCCCTGCGCCGCCACGGCACGGCCAGGCCAGAATCGCCCAAAAAGCTGGCACCGCCACGCGCAGCGCCGCAACCGAGAAACCGTAGACCCGTAGCACAAAATTACTCTAGTGTTAAGCAGGAAGGAAATTGAGCAGCTTCTTGGCGCACCTCCGCGGAGCCGCGGGGGGGAATCCGGACGGACGGGGAGGGGGGTGGAGGAGCCTTTGCTGCACGGGGCGTGGGAGGAGAGGGGGGGTGCGGGGTGGGGTGGGTTCTTGGCGAcggggagaggaagaggagggggaggaggggaggtcgCTTTCGCGGCTCGGCCAACCCGGACGCGAACCACCACCCGGTGGCCGGACAGGGACGCGGTACCGGAGATTAAACTatggggagggaggagggagacgacggcCGCACACAGCGCAGCCGCAGCCCACAGCCGGAACTACTTACTTACTTCCACCACGGATCAGCGTACGAGCTCGGCTCAGCTGGATTAATTAATCGGGAATTATTATGGACCAAGTAGTACTACTCGTTGTAGTGTTGCTAAGTGCACATTAAGGCAtccctactaaaatgtggattAGTTCTCTCTCTTTTCATTTAACTCCTCTCCTTTAACACAGACGAGTTTtgaattggagggtttggaggataataaatgctcgttaacttaggccctgtttggaaccatccagattatataatctggtttttataatctattgtatttccaaacaggacagtttatattgtagattttataaactagatgaccagattattataatctcataatctcctctaccccagctaaaatgagattatggGTTACAAATGATGTGTTATCCTTGTAAACTTCAAGAGAATTACGCAGTGACACCGCcactttcctatttttccttgtaaactgagggcaaacatgtcattgtacaatttaaaagctggtttacggtttatataatctgacctccaaacatgtccatctagattatttttataaaccagattatataatctatgttcataatctagattattataatctattatggtttcaaacagggccttaatttttagtctctttagtatttggatccaaacatGGGTGAGGCTAacaagttttagtctcactatttttagtcatgggactaaaacgtattcaAGCACCCTCCTAGTCCCTATCCGTTTGTTTTCATGGACTAAACAAGGACTataggttattaaatgacatgcaaaaagatcaTGTTACTCATACTAATGTACTAGAAGATATTAAATGGCATGTTAAAAATAGGGGCACCGTTGAAAAAAGTGTTAAAAAAGTCTAAAAAAACCCTCTCATAGGGACTTTTTATTTAGTCTCAAATACCCCATTTTAAGTCTCTAAAAGTCTTTTCTGTTTGTTTTATATGAGAGTAAAAATAACTTTTTTTAGTCCTACATCGAAATGTGCGTGGAAATAAACACCCTCTAAGCTTAGCTCACCCGGCTGTCTTTTCCGTTTGTGTTTGATAAGTGGGTGGTTGATTGGTTTGGAGCCCCTTTTCCGTTTTCCATATCTTTTCTTTGCGCCGTCCTCCTTTTTCCTTGATTCGTTGCCTCCCCTCCTCGTCGGTGGAGAGGAATAGAATGGAAAGGAATATTGGGATGCGTTTTTTGTTGTGGGATTTCAGCTTGATTTTTAAACCATTTTTTTGTggaaggaggagggggggggggggggggtgacggTGACTTTGTTTCGGTCAGCGTCATGGTCCCTAGTACTTTTCTCCTCTCCTCCTGAAACGTTGAAATGCATAGGAGGCGCCGTTATCGTTTTGATTTTTCAAGATGGCTAAGTTTGGTGGAAAGTGCCCTTTTGCTACCGAGTTTAAATGAGCTCCGCATTTTCAGAGTATtggtttttttaatttttttgtcatGCCTTATAGAAATGTTATTTGGGGCTGAATTTTTACGCGCACTTAAAACTTTTATCAATGTTGTTCATAGaacttttttggaatttttggaattttatttaaattattttcaattttactGTTTATCAAACTGAAATGAGCTCTGGAGTAATCCAAGTTTGGTCCTGATTTGAAGCTAGCGCGCGATACAATAAATCAAGTTTGGTCCTGATTCTGCACATGTGGCACGAATGACGAAGCAATTCCGTTCTGACGTTTTTTGATGAAAACTTTAGTTATTCGAGGATGACAATTTTAGTTGTAAAGCATGACAACTTCTCTGTTTTGGTTAACTATAGTTGTCATGTCTAATTGACGATAGTTGCCATGTGGGGTCAATCCATAGTTTTCATTTATGGTCAATCATAGTTGTCATGTGTGATTAGCTAGTTGTCACATGTGGTCCAATCATAGTTGTAATGTGTGATTAACTAGTTACCACGTGTGGTCCAATCATAGTTATCATGTGTGATTAACTAGTTACCAcgtgtggtccaaccataattaTCATGTATGATTAACTACTTGACACATATGCATAACTGTAATTGCCAACTATCACCGTACGAGCGTCATGTGAGCGAAGACCATCGCCCACACGACATGGACTCGATGGTGTCCATGTGGGTGAAGAGCAGTTCACAACACGACGTGGACTGAATAGTGTATGTGTGGGCGAGGACTGATTCACCCACACGACGCAGCGACAACGGCGCGCCGTGGGTCGTGTGGACGAACGCTCTAACGCCCACACAGCACACTACGTTTACATAGTACTTCAATCTCGTCAAAAATCAACAAGATTCGTGCAAATCAAAATAAACGAAAATTAAAACGTGTGAACAAAATATAAAGATGTCATACATATGGACGTTATCGTTCGGCAACTTCTATGCTCTACGAATAAGCATTGATGCAGGCCGAGGTAATCCCCTTTTCAAAGATAAAAAACAAACGCCGATGCAAACAAAAATAGAGTTGTTTCTTCTAAGCACCTTGCATGGTTGAAAGACTGGTTGTTTGAGTGACTCGTCGCGGTCGTATGTAGCCCCACCCGTTTCTCCCCGTGATCACTTTCTTTGCACCGTCCTATTTACTTAATTTAATTGGTCTTTGTCGGTGGAGAGGAATGGGATGCGTTTTTGTTGGggtttagtttgatttcttcaaggATTTTGTGGTAGGAGGGGATGAGCGCGACTTTGTTTTGGTAGTCAACATCATAGTGCCTACTTTTCCTTCCAAAATACGAAGAACGCATTGGAGGCGTCGttattattttgttatttttaagtTGGCTAGTCCCGATTTCAAGCGAGTGCGTATCCGATCCTACAATTTCTAAGTGACTCATCACGGTCCTATCTAGCGCAACTCGTCTATTGCCTCAACTGTTGTGCCGAAATAAGGAcccgcaacatggcattttctgtcGTTGGCAATTAAGTAATTTTGCAACAAGGGCTTCTATGACATGCTTCCACTTCTTgggcttcttcttctttcatCCATGCAACCCCTAATCACTCCACCTATGGCCATCAATGGGCATGCGTGCTACGTTATCGACGGAGACATGAGGCAAGAAGGAGAAAGGGGCGCTACTGCTGGTGCTATGGTTTTCATTGGTTTGTTGTTGCCACTGTATGACCATCGTGTGTCATGTCTCCAGACTAGTGTTATACAAACGCCCTAATCCCGACAAGAATTGACACTGTCGAATTAGTTTTACTTAACTAGGTTTCATTACAAAAACTCTCATTTGCCAATACATTTATGGCCCTTTCCAAGTTGGGATTCAACAGAGGGGTCACGGTGGTTCCAAACTCTGCCATCAAAAAATGAACAAGATAACTATGTCGATTATTTGGCATCGGTCAGCATCCAAGGTTTAGaggctattattaattgatagtgCGGGGGGTTACTAAAGAAAAAGAGAAGTAAGTACCGGAGGAAGATGAAGGCGAAGGATTTGAGGTCATGCCCACGCAAAACCAAATCCACGGCATCAACGGTGAGATGACCGAGGTGGCCAACAAGATAGACGAACTCATATTGTTGTGAAGGATGGTCTTTTGTGTATTTGGGATTTTTGGGGCATACCAAAAGTTTCTGTAGATTGTCATGTGCTAGCTTGCAAGATTCATGTGCGGTCTTTTGTAATATTAGGATCAACTAGGGACCTCCGGAATATTGTTGGGACTTTATATGCACTTTGCACTTTCCCAAGGATGAAATGACATTGTtaatttttctttttcaaccTAGTCTTAACTACTTTCTAAAAAAAATATAAGTTCAATCATGTCATACTATTATAAACTTTACCCATGGTATGTTTGTAAGAAGAGAAAATATATTGATGTAGTCTCAACTAAGAATCGTTTTCGCTTTACCACCTAATGGTGAAATCATATCAGAGAGAAAGCATAAAATAGTGAGggccaaataaaaattatgtattAGACTCAAAGAAAATTATAaaaacattttccaaaaatataGCTTGAAAATTTATGTGAACATGGATCAAACCAGCCTATCCAATGATTTTATAAGACCCAAAAGAACCACCGTAAAATCTTTCAAATCATGTTTTCAAATATGTCCGAGCAAATACCCGATCCGCGACTAATCTACCTTTGCGCCTCTTATCTTATGATGAAGCAGGGCAGGAGGGTGTGGCAGATGAAACAATTGTTGATCTTTTTTAAGGAAGATGGAGCAAGGTGTTGGCCAACCTTTGGTTGCATGAAAGAAACCAGAAAAGATAAACATGAGAGTGCGTGGATTAGCACTGTCAGGGTTGAATTCTTATATCCATGGATGACTCGAAACGGTGGGCAGATAAATTAACATGCCACTATCATATATAGCGTCCCCAAGCGTACGTGTGTTACTCCAAGCAGGTTAATTGGTTGCACACTGGCTGGCAGGGCGGCGTCGTGGGTTTAGTTTAAGCGGTATGATTAGAGTGAGTGACCGGTGACGCACGAGGGACAACCAACACCGGAGTGGCAGGGGGTTAGATCAGCTAGGCCATCAATCAGTGCATGCTGCTAACCTTTTATTATTCCATGGAAGGGAAGGCATAACAATAATACGTGTAAGTAAAGTAGTGTGTGGTATTTTATGGGCAGCCCACCGTAGCCGCTGGTGAGTCGAAGAGAGGGGAGTGGGATGATAATTGGGGCGCACCATCAAACGTGGGTGGTGCTGCTGAGTAGGAGTTGCTTGTCTCGGCTGTGAGCCTTTTCTCGCCGTTGCTAGACATTATTTTTCTGCCTTGCACTTGCACGCAGGTGCATGCGCAGCTCCACGTTTCGCCGTCCCGCTTCGGTACGTGCACGTGTACGGTCGCGCCTTGCTTGTATATATGCTCCGCTTGGTCAcgtggcgaagttgcatatatgcCCTCCGCACATTTCACTTGCCCAAAAGCCCAAATGACACCCTGTATTTTGAAACCTATTTTACACCCCCCCCTACCCCACCCCCCTCTTCTCTCCCCGGCATCTATATGAGCTGCGAGGAGCGACCCCGTTTCGAAAGTGTGCAAGCCTTGTGCAACGAGCGAGCGGGTCTTATGGGTGGCTCGCCAAGCCGGCGGAGGCGACAATAGCAGCTGTTGGAGCTAGGAGGCATTGAAACGAAGTTGAACGTGATTGTGTGAGAGCCGCCGCAGAATCGGAGGCAGAGAAGAAGGCAAGAGCGATGGTGCGGCGACGAAGGATTTAGGAGAGCGACCAACGTGAGAGAAGAATTCTGTGGAGCAAGAGATTTTTCGAAGAGTCGGTGTCGTTGCCGCCCAAAGCAATGCAACAATGTGGAAAGAGGTGGTGGTGGTAGGACGGTCTAAGAGGCGGAGACGGATAGGGGCTACCgagagaggaagggagagagCGTTCGTGTCTTGCACACAAATTGTAAAATGTGCAATTCCCTTCTTTCTTTAGGAGGGGGTATGGAAAGCAGTTTCAAACCTACCTATAGGTAAATTTATCCAAAGCCCCTCGGTGAACAAGACATAAAGCTACGGCAAAAAGGCCACATGACATGGTTCCTTAATATGAAATGATCCCTGATCACCCGAACCATCTAGCTTGAACGGGAAGGGAGGAATACACTTGTCAACCTGTGGCAAGTTCCCCATTTTACGATCCGGCGTCGTGCACCCAGGCAGTGCTCCACCCAACCCAAGCCGAACGAAGGCATGCAGCACCCCACTTCACCAATGCAAGGCACGCGGATCATACCTACTTGTAAGCCACTGGAGAACCATGGGGTCTAACCCAGTCGATGATCGATCATCTTTGTGAAAGGAAAGGAAAGCCGGTGGATGGATCGTTTTCCAGGGTCTGCAACGCGAAAGCGGCGCCTTCACCTACCACCCCGCCGAATCCAGTTGTCCCTAGCTAGCTCTTAGCTTGTGGCCGTACCGCATGTATGGTTTTCGCTTGGACGGCATCGTTGGCGACCGACCGACCGACCGAGAGAGAGATGATTAGATCAGCCACCGAATAAACAAGGCCCTAGATGGGATCATTGGGGTTGAGTAGAATGTGGGGGAGGAAGCTGCGTGCAGCGCGGAGACGAATACAGAAGGGAGGGAGGCGGACATGAAAGTCAGAATTGGGTAAAGCATCTAATCCTGCTGGCTGGCTAGATCGGCCGGCGCCATCATCGCCAGCAGGACAGAGCGGAGGATGCcaccagctagctagctagctgctgCTATGCTAGCGCCGACATTCCCTGATCGAGCGATCGATCGCCCGATTTCACATTCTCTCCTTCACTGCTGGCAGTTAATTGTGGTGGCAGTAGTTAATTGTAGTGTACTATACAATGATTgagctgtgtgtgtgtgtgtgtggtgggagCGGGATCATGTCTTTTTTAGAAAGGAAGCAAGGTCATGGAGTCGTTTCGTATGGGAGGATCCATGGTGCATGGGGGTAGGTAGATTGTGTTGCCGTTTGCTCTCTTTTTTCGAGGATCAAGCGTAGGCGTAGCGTACTCCATATGTTAGCGGGTGGCCCGTCGACGGCCCGGTCCCTGCTCCATTTTTCAGTACGAAACCTTGAAAGCCCATGTGAGCGGTATGTTTCCCGTTAAGCGAGATGGTAGCAGCTCTCGCTTGAAGGTGTTTCCTCACCCCCG harbors:
- the LOC123407473 gene encoding putative clathrin assembly protein At5g35200 — protein: MAGGGTQQSLRKYLGALKDTTTVSLAKVNSDYKELDIAIVKATNHSERPSREKYIREIFLSISAARPRADVAYCIHALARRLSKTRNWAVALKTLIVIHRALREVDPTFREELINYGRSRSHMLNMAYFKDDSSSGAWDYSAWVRTYASYLEERLECFRVLKYDVESDPPRTRDLDTVGVLDHLPPLQQLLFRLLACQPQGASSYNVIIQHALSMVALESVKIYTAISDGTINLVDKFFEMQRNDAVRALDIYKRATNQSERLSEFYEVCKTIHVARGEKFLKIEQPPASFMQTMEEYVRDAPAMKDKAILAIEYNKEPEEEVKPTSPPPVSEPEVEQEPEPEPEPEPVKEEAPAAEPTDLLGLNETHPAVAEIDERNALALAIVPIDDVPKAAPAFENGVTGWELALVTAPSSNETAVASGKKLAGGLDLLTLDSLYEDANRRASQPASYNPWETTGAAPAPMMQQPAAMQDPFYGSNGYAAPHAVQMAAMAQQQQAFMLQQQMMMANHHPQAQQYHHQAQAAPANPFGANPFAPAGAQHPYGGAGTGMMPLHAVQGNAYTGLI